A genomic region of uncultured Roseibium sp. contains the following coding sequences:
- a CDS encoding RluA family pseudouridine synthase, with protein sequence MTDVSHGDPVGPDTDFRLTVDAADAGKRLDAVLAAHLDALSRNRIQSLIKSGDVTVGGAKIVEPKFRVNEGDALTLTLPEPEDPEPKGENIPIVVVYEDEHLIVVDKPAGLVVHPGAGNWTGTLVNALIHHCGDSLSGIGGVRRPGIVHRIDKDTSGLLVVAKTDQAHQGLADQFADHGRSGPLERAYSAIVWGAPASLKGTIDANLARSQSNRQKMAVVKTSGRHAVTHWQVRERFGPAEQADLASLMECRLETGRTHQIRVHMAHIGHPLIGDEDYGSGFKTKINRLQDPLKSVVSGFTRQALHAGLLAFEHPASGETLRFESPYPADFERLLTSLQKF encoded by the coding sequence ATGACAGATGTTTCCCATGGAGATCCGGTCGGCCCCGACACGGATTTCAGATTGACAGTAGATGCAGCCGATGCCGGGAAACGGCTGGATGCGGTTCTGGCAGCGCATCTGGACGCGCTGAGCCGCAACAGGATCCAGTCCCTAATCAAGTCCGGAGACGTCACCGTCGGCGGCGCGAAAATAGTGGAACCGAAATTCCGGGTCAATGAAGGAGATGCACTCACCCTGACTCTGCCGGAACCGGAAGATCCCGAGCCGAAGGGCGAGAACATTCCCATCGTGGTCGTCTATGAGGACGAACATCTAATTGTTGTCGACAAGCCCGCGGGGCTTGTCGTCCATCCTGGAGCCGGAAACTGGACGGGCACGCTCGTCAATGCACTGATCCATCATTGCGGCGACAGCCTGTCCGGTATCGGCGGCGTCCGGCGGCCTGGGATCGTGCACCGGATCGACAAGGACACATCCGGCCTGCTGGTGGTCGCGAAAACGGATCAGGCTCACCAGGGATTGGCCGACCAGTTTGCCGATCACGGCCGCAGCGGCCCTCTTGAGCGTGCCTATTCCGCGATCGTCTGGGGAGCGCCTGCGAGCCTGAAAGGCACGATCGACGCCAATCTGGCCCGCTCCCAGAGCAACAGGCAGAAAATGGCAGTCGTCAAGACCAGCGGCCGCCATGCCGTCACACATTGGCAGGTAAGGGAGCGCTTCGGTCCCGCCGAGCAGGCGGACCTGGCCTCATTGATGGAATGCCGTCTGGAAACAGGCCGCACCCATCAGATCCGCGTTCACATGGCCCATATCGGACATCCCCTGATCGGCGACGAGGATTACGGGTCCGGTTTCAAGACAAAGATCAATCGGTTGCAGGACCCCCTCAAATCCGTCGTGTCCGGGTTCACAAGGCAGGCGCTTCACGCCGGATTGCTGGCATTCGAGCATCCTGCAAGCGGTGAAACGCTGCGCTTTGAAAGCCCCTACCCTGCTGATTTTGAAAGACTTTTAACTTCGTTACAAAAATTTTAG
- the rpoH gene encoding RNA polymerase sigma factor RpoH gives MAQNVPTLTAGEGGLSRYLDEIRKFPMLQPQEEYMLAKRYKEHEDPEAAERLVNSHLRLVAKIAMGYRGYGLPIGEVVSEGNVGLMQAVKRFEPDKGFRLATYAMWWIKAAIQEYILRSWSLVKMGTTANQKRLFFNLRRLKGKIQALDEGDLKPHQVKEIATRLGVSEEEVVSMNRRLGGDASLNAPVRAEADAGEWQDWLVDESDSQETLLANQEELDMRRKLLSDAMDVLNERERRIFEARRLAEDPMTLEDLSGEFGVSRERVRQIEVRAFEKVQKAVRNNARAQEHQQPVA, from the coding sequence ATGGCCCAAAACGTACCGACGCTCACAGCCGGGGAAGGTGGCCTCAGCCGCTACCTGGACGAGATTCGCAAGTTTCCCATGCTGCAGCCGCAGGAAGAGTACATGCTCGCCAAGCGCTACAAGGAGCATGAAGACCCCGAAGCTGCAGAACGCCTCGTAAATTCCCACCTTCGACTGGTTGCCAAGATAGCCATGGGCTATCGCGGTTACGGCCTGCCGATCGGTGAAGTCGTGTCGGAGGGCAATGTCGGCCTGATGCAGGCGGTCAAGCGTTTCGAGCCCGACAAGGGGTTCCGCCTGGCGACCTACGCCATGTGGTGGATCAAGGCGGCCATCCAGGAATACATCCTGAGATCCTGGTCGCTGGTGAAAATGGGCACGACTGCCAACCAGAAGCGCCTGTTCTTCAACCTGCGGCGTCTGAAAGGCAAGATCCAGGCCCTCGATGAGGGCGATCTGAAGCCGCATCAGGTCAAGGAGATTGCCACACGCCTTGGTGTTTCCGAGGAAGAAGTGGTCTCCATGAACCGTCGTCTCGGCGGCGACGCCAGCCTTAACGCACCGGTGCGCGCCGAAGCTGACGCCGGCGAATGGCAGGACTGGCTCGTTGACGAAAGCGACAGTCAGGAAACCCTGCTGGCCAACCAGGAAGAGCTGGACATGCGCCGCAAGCTTCTGAGCGATGCCATGGATGTGCTCAACGAGCGCGAACGCCGCATCTTCGAAGCCCGCCGCCTGGCGGAAGACCCGATGACACTGGAAGATCTTTCCGGCGAGTTCGGTGTCAGCCGCGAGCGTGTGCGCCAGATCGAGGTGCGGGCCTTCGAAAAGGTTCAAAAGGCGGTGCGCAACAACGCACGGGCACAGGAACACCAGCAGCCTGTCGCCTGA
- a CDS encoding ABC transporter substrate-binding protein: MKKKVLSLALAAGLLATAPVHAADKLTVLLDWFTNPDHAPVITAQTKGFFEAQGLEVELIEPADPAMPPKLVAAGQGDIAISYQPTLHAQIEEGLPVAWIGTLVETPLNSLIVLEDGPIKKLEDLKGKTIGYSVSGFEDAMLGQMLKSVDLSVDDVELINVNFSLSPALMSGQVDAVIGAYRNFELTQLEIEGKKGVAFYPEENGVPIFDELIYVVNKDKTGDPRFAKFLAAIEAATVYLTNHPDDAWDAFIEAYPELNDELNRRAWADTLPRFAKRPATLDEGRYQRFAEFMAEAGLISKVVPVETYAVEIR, translated from the coding sequence ATGAAAAAGAAAGTCCTGTCCCTGGCTCTTGCGGCCGGCCTGCTTGCAACCGCTCCGGTCCACGCCGCGGACAAGCTGACCGTTCTGCTCGACTGGTTCACCAACCCGGACCACGCACCGGTCATCACAGCGCAGACGAAAGGGTTTTTCGAAGCGCAAGGCCTGGAGGTCGAACTGATCGAGCCGGCCGATCCGGCAATGCCTCCAAAGCTTGTTGCGGCCGGACAGGGCGATATCGCGATTTCCTATCAGCCCACATTGCATGCGCAGATAGAGGAAGGACTGCCAGTCGCCTGGATCGGTACGCTGGTCGAGACACCGCTGAATTCGCTGATCGTGCTGGAAGATGGTCCGATCAAGAAGCTAGAAGACCTCAAGGGCAAGACCATCGGGTATTCGGTCTCAGGATTCGAAGATGCAATGCTCGGGCAAATGCTGAAATCGGTCGACCTGAGTGTCGATGATGTCGAACTGATCAACGTCAATTTCTCGCTGTCGCCGGCGCTCATGTCCGGGCAGGTCGATGCGGTGATCGGCGCGTACCGGAACTTCGAGCTTACGCAGCTCGAAATCGAGGGAAAAAAGGGCGTCGCGTTTTATCCGGAAGAAAACGGCGTGCCGATCTTTGATGAGCTCATCTATGTCGTGAACAAGGACAAGACAGGCGATCCGCGTTTCGCGAAATTCCTTGCCGCCATCGAAGCCGCAACCGTCTACCTGACGAACCATCCCGACGATGCGTGGGATGCCTTCATCGAGGCCTATCCGGAACTGAACGACGAACTGAACCGGCGCGCCTGGGCGGATACGCTGCCGCGTTTTGCCAAGCGCCCTGCAACCCTTGACGAAGGCCGTTATCAGCGCTTCGCCGAGTTCATGGCGGAAGCGGGGCTCATCAGCAAGGTTGTTCCGGTCGAGACCTACGCGGTCGAGATCAGATGA